One Coprobacter fastidiosus genomic window, GTGTTTTCCCGCTTACTTCTTTGATTATAGTTGATAAATATTTAGAAGAAATACATAATTTCGATGCATAAAAATGAACCTTTCTTTCTTTTTTGCAGTATTGTGAGACCAATTGCATAAATCGTGCGAAATAATCTTGATTTCTACTTTGGTGAATGTTTGTGATTTCGAGAAACTCGGGATTATTGGCCAGACTGATTATGTCATATAAGAAGGTTTTTAAAGCTGCATGATAAGCTTTTCTGTTCCATTCCGAGCATGTAGCGGTTCTTATTCGTTCCTGTATATTACCCAACATTCGGATGAGTTCATCTCTTCTGTTTGTCGGAATGGTGATGACCGGGTTATTTGTTGTTTGGATGAATAAAGGAGATATTTTATTCCATTGCAAAAAATTCTTTCTTAAATAGTCGGATGCTAAGATCACCTCGCTTATGATACTCTCCTTTTTGCAATCTATTTTTATAATATTATTGGGTAAATATACGAACAATGTACCTGGAGTTACGGTGTATGATCTTAAGTCTGATATTATGTTTACTTCTCCGCTGATACAAAATAGTAAGGCATAAGCTTCAATTTGGAAAGGTGATTGTACATCTTCTGGTTTTATACTCTGTCGCATTATCATGCAACCGTCAAGCACGCTTTTCTCTTTGCAGGGGTATGA contains:
- a CDS encoding AraC family transcriptional regulator — encoded protein: MVQIKKCTFEHMTKSYPCKEKSVLDGCMIMRQSIKPEDVQSPFQIEAYALLFCISGEVNIISDLRSYTVTPGTLFVYLPNNIIKIDCKKESIISEVILASDYLRKNFLQWNKISPLFIQTTNNPVITIPTNRRDELIRMLGNIQERIRTATCSEWNRKAYHAALKTFLYDIISLANNPEFLEITNIHQSRNQDYFARFMQLVSQYCKKERKVHFYASKLCISSKYLSTIIKEVSGKTPSRWIDEVIMSEAIFLLKYSNATVQEIAFQMNFPNPSFFGKFFKRYTGFSPKYYRSNAISTIP